The following coding sequences are from one Paenibacillus sp. JDR-2 window:
- a CDS encoding carbohydrate ABC transporter permease, with translation MNRRKSIDLGRWIIILLLLALAVATLFPFIWMASTSVKSMGEVLGSPQRLLPAHYDFSTYTKIWSEVPFARYFLNSLVFSCSVVAIALFLNSLAGYAFARLPFKGRNVLFILILCTMMIPFQVTMTPLFLIIYKLGMIDTYQGLIIPRAADAFGIFMMRQFFLTLPKDLEESGRIDGASEFRIFFQIMLPLCKPAFVTLGVFIFMGNWNDLLYPLLMTNSEQFRPIQAAIALFAGKYGTDYSFVLTGLLLASIPTLVAYLFAQRFFVSGIAMTGIK, from the coding sequence ATGAATCGCCGAAAAAGCATCGACCTGGGCCGTTGGATCATCATCTTGCTCCTGCTTGCCCTTGCGGTCGCTACGCTATTCCCGTTTATTTGGATGGCGAGTACATCGGTCAAATCTATGGGAGAAGTGCTCGGATCGCCGCAGCGTCTTCTGCCGGCACATTATGATTTCAGCACGTATACAAAGATTTGGTCGGAGGTACCGTTTGCCCGGTATTTCCTTAATTCTCTGGTCTTCTCTTGCTCCGTTGTGGCCATCGCCCTATTTTTGAATTCGCTTGCTGGATATGCATTCGCCAGGCTGCCGTTCAAGGGGAGAAACGTGCTGTTTATTCTTATTCTTTGTACGATGATGATTCCATTCCAGGTTACAATGACTCCCCTGTTCCTGATTATCTATAAGCTGGGGATGATTGATACGTATCAGGGGCTTATTATTCCAAGGGCGGCAGATGCTTTCGGCATCTTTATGATGAGGCAATTTTTCCTTACGCTTCCGAAGGACCTGGAGGAATCCGGAAGAATCGACGGAGCAAGCGAATTTAGGATCTTCTTCCAGATCATGCTGCCGCTCTGTAAACCGGCTTTTGTTACGCTTGGCGTGTTTATCTTCATGGGTAACTGGAATGACCTGCTGTATCCGCTGCTGATGACGAACTCCGAGCAGTTCAGGCCGATTCAGGCGGCAATCGCTTTGTTCGCCGGCAAGTACGGGACCGATTACAGCTTTGTGCTGACGGGGCTGCTGCTAGCCTCTATTCCAACGCTTGTCGCTTATTTATTCGCACAACGATTCTTCGTCAGCGGTATTGCGATGACGGGAATCAAGTAA
- a CDS encoding glycoside hydrolase family 2 protein has protein sequence MDWLSLNGEWDFEYDDKNVGMKEGWYKSHSFSRKINVPFCYQSELSGIGETAFHDIVWYRRAFELSESWKDRRLMLHFGAVDYSASVWVNGVLVAKHEGGHTPFSADIGLALREGENEIVVRAEDYSRDVTLPRGKQYWKEKSEIIFYTRTTGIWQSVWLEALPSVSLQRVKFDPDIDRNEIRIQYFAEGLNEAAGKVTLNTRITFGEELAAEEEHQLTHSILTRTIALHDYNDHGLGRWWSPERPNLYDVEFTIKVDGEPVDQVTSYFGMRKISVENGKLCLNNRPYYMRLVLDQGYFPEGIMTAPSFEALKRDVELTKAMGFNGTRKHQKIEDPLFLHLCDKLGLLVWGEMANAYAYSEQYVERMTQEWQEAIRRDYNHPCIVVWVPINESWGVPNILIDEQQQHHAMTIYHLTKSLDASRPVISNDGWEHVKSDLYTVHDYEWREGVLLDRYSTVEGATDAPQKREMHVGGYAYAGEPVLVTEFGGISFQRGEWEGWGYSGADSEEDLEKRLRAVFSALQRSPLVQGFCYTQITDVEQEINGLLTYDRKPKLPLETIRSIVLGQ, from the coding sequence ATGGATTGGTTAAGTCTAAATGGGGAATGGGACTTCGAGTACGACGATAAGAACGTCGGCATGAAAGAAGGGTGGTACAAAAGTCATTCCTTCTCGAGAAAAATTAATGTGCCTTTCTGTTATCAAAGCGAGCTTAGCGGAATTGGAGAAACGGCATTCCATGATATCGTCTGGTACCGCAGAGCCTTCGAGCTGTCGGAGAGCTGGAAAGACCGCAGGCTGATGCTTCATTTCGGAGCGGTTGATTATAGCGCCTCCGTGTGGGTTAATGGCGTGCTGGTAGCCAAGCATGAAGGTGGACATACTCCGTTCTCGGCCGATATTGGACTTGCGTTGCGCGAAGGAGAAAACGAAATTGTGGTCCGGGCTGAGGATTACAGCCGGGATGTGACTTTGCCGCGAGGAAAGCAGTATTGGAAGGAAAAGAGCGAGATTATTTTCTATACAAGAACAACAGGCATCTGGCAGTCGGTGTGGCTCGAGGCTTTGCCGTCCGTTTCTTTGCAGCGGGTGAAATTTGATCCGGATATCGACCGGAATGAGATTCGAATTCAATATTTTGCAGAGGGTCTGAACGAAGCAGCCGGCAAGGTAACGCTTAATACTAGAATTACGTTTGGCGAAGAACTGGCTGCAGAAGAAGAGCATCAGCTTACGCATTCGATCTTAACCAGAACGATTGCCCTGCATGATTATAATGACCATGGACTTGGCCGCTGGTGGTCTCCCGAGCGTCCTAATCTATATGATGTCGAGTTTACGATAAAGGTGGACGGGGAACCCGTCGATCAGGTCACCAGCTATTTCGGTATGCGTAAAATATCGGTTGAGAACGGCAAGCTATGTCTGAACAACAGGCCTTACTATATGAGACTTGTGCTAGATCAAGGCTATTTCCCCGAGGGAATTATGACCGCCCCTAGCTTCGAGGCTTTGAAGAGGGATGTGGAGCTGACTAAAGCGATGGGCTTCAATGGGACGCGCAAGCATCAGAAGATAGAGGATCCGTTGTTCCTCCATTTATGCGATAAGCTAGGCTTGCTTGTATGGGGGGAGATGGCTAATGCTTACGCCTACTCCGAGCAATATGTAGAACGAATGACGCAGGAATGGCAGGAAGCGATCCGTCGCGATTATAACCATCCATGTATCGTAGTATGGGTACCGATTAATGAGAGCTGGGGCGTTCCTAATATTCTCATTGATGAGCAGCAGCAGCATCACGCTATGACGATCTATCATCTGACCAAGTCATTGGATGCAAGCCGGCCTGTTATATCCAATGATGGCTGGGAGCATGTCAAATCCGATCTGTATACCGTTCACGATTACGAGTGGCGTGAAGGCGTTCTGCTTGATCGTTACTCCACCGTTGAGGGAGCAACGGATGCTCCTCAGAAGAGAGAGATGCATGTTGGCGGGTATGCTTACGCAGGAGAGCCGGTTCTTGTCACCGAGTTTGGCGGTATCTCCTTTCAGCGGGGGGAATGGGAAGGCTGGGGTTACTCCGGAGCTGACAGCGAGGAGGACTTGGAGAAGAGGCTTAGGGCGGTCTTCAGCGCGCTACAGCGTTCACCTCTTGTACAGGGCTTCTGCTATACGCAAATTACGGATGTCGAGCAGGAAATCAACGGCCTATTAACCTATGATCGGAAGCCCAAGCTGCCGCTCGAGACGATCCGTTCGATCGTACTTGGCCAATAA
- a CDS encoding ABC transporter substrate-binding protein, which produces MKRWKRGSWLVTMCATLLIASACGNGNGNNSSSSSNAPAGNTESASPANAEETAKPDAKPEGKVTITYWNGFSGSDRPVLESLVKKFNESQDEVEVKMEIMSWDVLYQKLTTATASGQGPDFIAFGPENIAKYADLGVLAPVDDFYDNNMIDTSLLPKGYDQLLHYKDHFIGFPMNYFAHALYYNKNMVKAAGLDPEKPPTTWDEMADWAVKMTDPKKGQYGMTISSGWVYLAQMMWANGGDVIDYTNKTSLINKPEAVEAVKYWADLAINKKVSPAPNSDNLKMFASGKLGMMYDGPWMSPQFKAAKVDYGIALMPAGPAKQVTFGSGLSMHLTSKGAKDEKVKNAVYKFAQWWFEKDTQKEWSTKIGFPPVRTDLAGDPDLLAANPDLDIFMKSADIGQPWLVGISNSSKILTEVFQKYFDQILIKKADVQSTLDQASIDLDKILATER; this is translated from the coding sequence ATGAAGAGATGGAAACGGGGCAGTTGGTTGGTAACCATGTGCGCCACACTGCTGATCGCTTCAGCATGCGGCAACGGGAATGGCAACAATTCTAGCAGCAGTAGCAATGCACCGGCAGGGAATACAGAATCGGCTTCACCAGCAAATGCTGAGGAAACAGCGAAGCCGGATGCAAAACCTGAGGGTAAGGTTACTATTACGTACTGGAACGGGTTCTCCGGTTCGGACCGCCCGGTGCTGGAATCGCTGGTTAAGAAGTTCAACGAGTCGCAGGATGAAGTTGAAGTCAAGATGGAGATTATGAGCTGGGACGTCCTTTATCAGAAGCTGACGACGGCAACCGCCTCCGGTCAAGGACCTGACTTTATCGCATTTGGTCCTGAGAATATCGCCAAATATGCGGATCTTGGCGTACTTGCTCCCGTAGACGACTTTTATGATAACAACATGATTGATACCTCCCTGTTACCAAAAGGCTACGACCAACTGCTTCATTATAAAGATCACTTCATAGGCTTCCCGATGAACTACTTCGCTCACGCGCTTTACTACAACAAGAATATGGTGAAGGCTGCAGGACTTGACCCAGAGAAGCCGCCAACCACTTGGGATGAAATGGCGGACTGGGCTGTCAAAATGACTGATCCGAAAAAAGGCCAATACGGTATGACCATCTCCTCCGGCTGGGTATACCTTGCTCAGATGATGTGGGCGAACGGCGGCGACGTAATCGATTATACGAACAAAACGTCGCTGATCAACAAGCCTGAGGCTGTAGAGGCTGTGAAATATTGGGCAGATCTGGCCATCAATAAAAAGGTCTCCCCCGCTCCTAACAGCGATAACCTCAAGATGTTTGCTTCCGGCAAGCTTGGCATGATGTACGATGGCCCATGGATGTCTCCTCAGTTCAAAGCGGCTAAAGTCGACTACGGCATTGCTCTTATGCCCGCTGGCCCCGCGAAGCAAGTGACCTTCGGCTCGGGCTTGTCCATGCACCTGACGAGCAAAGGCGCGAAGGATGAGAAGGTGAAGAACGCCGTTTATAAATTCGCTCAATGGTGGTTTGAGAAGGATACGCAGAAGGAATGGTCTACGAAGATCGGCTTCCCGCCGGTACGTACCGACCTTGCTGGTGATCCGGACCTTCTTGCAGCCAATCCGGATCTGGACATCTTTATGAAATCGGCTGACATCGGTCAACCATGGCTGGTCGGTATTTCGAATTCCAGCAAAATCCTGACGGAAGTGTTCCAAAAGTACTTCGATCAAATCCTGATTAAGAAAGCCGATGTTCAAAGTACGCTGGATCAAGCATCCATTGATCTTGATAAGATTTTGGCTACGGAACGATAA
- a CDS encoding sialidase family protein, translated as MIWSKKKAWNWYLEQGWIVGCNYVPGSCIGITEIWQAYNHDKVRAVIGKELALAAYTGINSIRMLLPYEVWKHEHDGFMSRFDAFLDLIEAYGIKLMPIFFDDCGRGPVEFATGRKPRFGKQLEPVPGHHGGHPPKKMEHSVNPSYHMADNRENWPDMERFVKEMVGKYRRDTRILAWDIWNEPGNSGSGGYGNVNKSLEAMEAAFAWAREMEPVQPLTAAPWDFYHDYFERCRPGELTLIEERAVQLSDVVSIHYYGPVERSEQLIGAFKAYERPLFMTEWLHRPFRNEVKEHLPLYQKEGIACFHWGLVNGKTQTHEPWDWIMHMDLDFSAWQHDLYKPDGTPYRHEEIQLFRSLTGKRNDSNRNGDDSMKARGTIAATWEKPVLIHDIPVFEDLGVDARYGHPGKFGSQYGRMVFLQDGSWLTVYTIYDNNGYTFDASGGNKLEFAISQDKGQSWDKIAVLGHPARDLDNGQLIQLDNGDLLLSCRSVRWHESYQLHVYKSTDAGRSWAFLSTIDEMNGSPGSLGNPDKGVYEPHFYRLADGRLSVMYANEKHVIEAPYYSQIISQKISEDEGKTWGEEIWVAWDPASPHLRPGMPVWARLQDGRYIVVLEVVHLVMYQCVSAAITYKISNDGIHWEAGNGTLVPEQNGGPYFEQLQDGTWLVTSNSGVISVSKDDGQSWYTIEPKPFTGHLWPSLYALEDNRFLLLNSEARESGGHNIQMCIGQLE; from the coding sequence TTGATCTGGTCTAAGAAAAAAGCATGGAACTGGTACCTTGAACAAGGCTGGATCGTCGGCTGTAATTATGTCCCTGGCAGCTGCATCGGTATCACTGAGATTTGGCAGGCGTACAACCATGATAAGGTCCGAGCCGTTATCGGAAAAGAATTGGCGCTTGCCGCTTACACAGGGATTAACAGCATACGTATGCTGCTTCCTTATGAGGTATGGAAACATGAGCATGACGGCTTTATGTCGCGTTTTGACGCTTTTCTCGATTTAATTGAAGCTTATGGCATTAAGCTGATGCCGATCTTTTTCGATGACTGCGGACGAGGTCCGGTTGAATTTGCCACGGGGCGAAAGCCGCGTTTCGGCAAGCAGCTTGAGCCGGTTCCGGGCCATCATGGCGGACATCCGCCGAAAAAGATGGAGCACTCCGTCAATCCAAGCTATCATATGGCGGACAATCGAGAGAATTGGCCGGATATGGAGCGGTTTGTGAAAGAAATGGTCGGCAAATACCGGAGGGATACGCGAATTCTTGCCTGGGATATTTGGAATGAACCAGGTAACTCCGGCTCGGGTGGTTACGGCAATGTAAACAAGAGTCTGGAGGCCATGGAAGCGGCATTTGCCTGGGCGCGCGAGATGGAGCCCGTTCAGCCGCTCACGGCAGCGCCATGGGATTTTTACCATGACTATTTCGAGCGTTGTCGTCCAGGGGAGCTTACTTTAATCGAGGAGCGGGCTGTACAATTATCCGACGTTGTATCGATCCATTATTATGGCCCGGTTGAGCGCTCCGAGCAGCTAATAGGAGCATTCAAAGCATACGAGCGCCCTCTGTTTATGACGGAATGGCTGCATCGTCCCTTCCGTAATGAAGTGAAGGAGCATCTGCCGCTCTATCAGAAGGAAGGCATTGCCTGCTTCCATTGGGGTCTGGTAAACGGGAAGACGCAAACTCATGAGCCTTGGGACTGGATTATGCATATGGATCTGGACTTCAGCGCTTGGCAGCATGACCTTTATAAGCCGGACGGAACCCCTTACAGGCATGAAGAGATTCAATTATTCCGTAGTCTGACCGGCAAACGGAACGACAGTAATAGAAATGGAGATGACTCTATGAAAGCTCGAGGAACGATTGCAGCAACTTGGGAGAAGCCTGTCCTTATTCATGATATTCCGGTCTTTGAAGATCTTGGGGTAGACGCGCGTTATGGTCATCCAGGCAAGTTCGGCTCGCAATATGGCCGTATGGTTTTCCTGCAGGATGGATCATGGCTCACCGTCTATACGATCTATGACAATAACGGGTATACGTTTGATGCGAGCGGTGGCAATAAGCTGGAGTTTGCGATTAGCCAAGATAAAGGGCAGTCGTGGGACAAGATTGCTGTGCTCGGTCATCCGGCGAGAGACTTGGATAATGGTCAGCTGATTCAACTCGATAATGGCGATTTGCTGTTGAGCTGCCGCTCTGTAAGGTGGCATGAATCGTATCAATTACATGTATACAAAAGCACGGATGCAGGCCGAAGCTGGGCGTTCTTATCGACGATTGACGAGATGAACGGTTCGCCGGGCAGCCTTGGCAATCCGGACAAGGGCGTCTATGAGCCTCATTTCTACCGTCTGGCAGATGGTCGTCTTTCCGTGATGTACGCTAATGAAAAGCATGTCATTGAGGCGCCTTATTACAGCCAGATCATCTCGCAGAAGATATCCGAAGATGAAGGTAAAACATGGGGAGAAGAGATTTGGGTAGCTTGGGATCCGGCCAGCCCTCATCTCCGCCCGGGAATGCCGGTATGGGCAAGATTGCAGGACGGCCGCTATATCGTGGTTCTTGAGGTTGTTCATCTTGTTATGTATCAATGCGTATCTGCAGCAATTACTTACAAAATCTCAAATGACGGCATTCATTGGGAAGCGGGCAATGGTACGCTGGTTCCTGAACAGAATGGAGGTCCGTACTTCGAGCAGCTGCAGGATGGCACTTGGCTGGTGACCTCAAATTCGGGTGTCATCTCTGTGAGCAAGGATGATGGCCAATCCTGGTATACCATTGAGCCTAAGCCGTTCACAGGTCATCTATGGCCAAGCTTATATGCGCTTGAGGACAATCGCTTCCTTCTGCTTAATTCGGAGGCGCGTGAGAGCGGTGGACATAACATTCAGATGTGCATCGGACAATTGGAATAA
- a CDS encoding GntR family transcriptional regulator: MSNKKSSLANDKSTPLYKQIAIHLREQIMSGKLRPGDRVPSEKEIASYFNVSQITSKQALSLMSDENLVVRIKGKGTFVAGRNGTDILQSIHSGFNGIVGIIFPSITMPIESMLFFKVQSGLHERGYQTLIRVTEDIMDKEVEAIRMFQLFGVRGFIVFPVMEENYNEEILKLSLNRFPHVLVDRYLPSITNSSVNSDNIYGTMDVVDYLLGEGHQHIALITQADSNTNTRERETGFENVFLERALPIDKKYWLYLKRNTKHDDEGLKEKIKVFFQTYPEITAAITIDTVLARLVYASVYEIGKQIPDNLTLVSFDDPKLPFVPYIEQNIPAIADKAVEMIIQQMEGTYTPRRETIPVTFIRDVRYPTPEGL; the protein is encoded by the coding sequence ATGAGCAATAAGAAATCATCATTGGCAAATGATAAATCTACCCCTTTGTACAAGCAGATCGCTATCCATTTGAGAGAACAGATCATGTCCGGCAAGCTTCGGCCTGGCGATCGCGTTCCTTCTGAGAAAGAAATCGCAAGCTATTTCAATGTCAGCCAGATTACCTCCAAGCAGGCTTTATCTCTCATGAGTGACGAGAATCTCGTCGTTCGAATTAAAGGGAAAGGGACCTTTGTCGCCGGGAGAAATGGCACAGATATTTTGCAGTCGATCCATTCCGGCTTTAATGGCATCGTCGGAATTATTTTCCCATCGATTACAATGCCCATTGAAAGTATGCTGTTCTTCAAGGTGCAATCGGGCCTTCATGAGAGAGGCTATCAGACGCTCATTCGGGTAACCGAAGATATTATGGATAAAGAAGTCGAAGCGATTCGGATGTTCCAGCTGTTTGGCGTGCGCGGATTTATTGTCTTCCCGGTCATGGAGGAGAATTACAACGAGGAGATACTGAAGCTTTCACTTAATAGATTTCCTCATGTGCTTGTCGACCGCTATCTGCCCAGCATTACGAACAGCAGCGTTAATTCCGACAATATCTATGGCACGATGGATGTTGTCGACTACCTGCTGGGCGAGGGGCATCAGCACATCGCGCTTATTACCCAAGCGGATTCCAACACGAATACCCGGGAACGCGAGACTGGCTTCGAGAACGTATTCCTGGAACGGGCATTGCCGATCGATAAGAAATATTGGCTCTACCTCAAACGGAATACAAAGCATGATGATGAAGGGCTAAAGGAGAAAATAAAGGTGTTCTTCCAGACGTATCCGGAGATTACCGCTGCTATTACGATTGATACCGTTCTCGCCCGGCTTGTGTATGCTTCGGTCTATGAGATTGGCAAGCAGATTCCGGATAATCTTACTCTCGTCTCCTTCGACGATCCCAAGCTGCCTTTCGTCCCTTACATTGAGCAGAACATTCCGGCCATAGCGGACAAGGCTGTCGAGATGATCATTCAACAGATGGAGGGCACCTACACGCCGCGGCGCGAGACAATCCCCGTAACTTTCATTCGGGATGTCCGGTATCCTACGCCGGAAGGACTGTAA
- a CDS encoding sialidase family protein, giving the protein MKQTLLKLVILFLFVSMTMLSACSAANDDQPPTRFMIEWEENTVVVNDDPLFESASVDARNVSPGTFGSEYARMTKLSDKEWMIVYTVYRNQGYIEDDKGGTSLEVAISKDKGRSWKAISTISDPGRDMDNGQIVKLKNGDLLLSSRSVRWQESYRLPVFKSTDKGRTWKQVSVIDANEGTRGSLGDPDKGVYEPYFQMLDNGDLAVFYANERHVTETPTYSQTISEKISKDNGKTWGEEIFVAWMPDDAAARPGMPITSMLKNGQYIVTFEVCGTNNCNIFVKNSEDGKTWEPGIGTQVPVQSGGPYVTALKDGSLILTSNSNEVSTSLDKGASWELNPVAPWSGTFPQYLWPSLYQTGANEIASVNSTPREQGGHRVEIKFGKIMKQPAGSQ; this is encoded by the coding sequence GTGAAGCAAACTTTATTAAAGCTGGTTATATTATTTCTGTTTGTATCTATGACCATGCTGAGTGCCTGCAGTGCAGCCAATGATGATCAACCGCCAACACGTTTTATGATTGAATGGGAAGAGAACACGGTTGTTGTCAATGACGATCCCTTATTTGAGAGCGCTTCCGTGGATGCCCGTAACGTCTCTCCAGGCACCTTCGGTTCTGAGTATGCCAGAATGACTAAGTTATCCGATAAAGAGTGGATGATCGTCTACACGGTATACCGCAATCAAGGGTATATCGAGGATGATAAGGGAGGGACATCTCTGGAAGTCGCTATAAGCAAGGATAAAGGGAGAAGCTGGAAAGCTATATCTACCATTAGCGATCCGGGAAGAGATATGGATAATGGGCAAATTGTGAAGCTTAAGAACGGCGATTTGCTGCTCTCCAGCCGGTCCGTCAGATGGCAGGAGTCTTACCGGTTGCCCGTATTTAAGAGTACGGATAAGGGACGCACCTGGAAGCAGGTCAGTGTGATTGATGCTAATGAAGGTACGCGAGGAAGCCTGGGAGATCCTGATAAAGGGGTCTATGAGCCATACTTCCAAATGCTAGATAATGGCGATTTAGCTGTATTTTATGCCAATGAGAGGCATGTAACGGAGACGCCTACGTATAGCCAGACTATCTCTGAGAAAATCTCGAAGGATAACGGGAAAACCTGGGGCGAGGAAATATTCGTCGCATGGATGCCAGATGATGCTGCGGCAAGACCGGGCATGCCGATTACCAGCATGCTGAAGAATGGTCAGTATATAGTCACTTTTGAGGTTTGCGGCACTAATAATTGCAATATATTTGTGAAGAACTCGGAGGACGGCAAGACCTGGGAGCCTGGGATCGGGACTCAGGTGCCGGTTCAATCCGGTGGACCGTATGTCACCGCCTTGAAGGATGGCAGCCTCATTCTGACATCCAATTCGAATGAGGTTTCCACTAGCCTGGATAAGGGGGCAAGCTGGGAGCTGAATCCGGTTGCACCGTGGAGCGGCACATTCCCGCAGTACCTATGGCCAAGTCTTTATCAGACTGGAGCAAATGAAATTGCTTCCGTTAACTCTACTCCGCGTGAACAGGGTGGTCATCGGGTTGAGATTAAGTTCGGGAAGATCATGAAGCAACCTGCTGGTTCACAGTAA
- a CDS encoding carbohydrate ABC transporter permease: MKWKALAWNKSAVGYLFVLPSLVVMAIFVIVPLLFSLISSLFSFDIMLQNFKFIGFDNYHAVLEDDRFWNSLKNTIYFVVGNVPLQIVLSILVAVAINKRSRLNIVFRTVYFLPVVCSMTIVAMAIAMMFDFNIGIVPALMRQVGLPVVDVFNDTTWAMPAIILISVYKSFGFTMIILLAALQGVPESLYEAAEIDGAGRTAMFFRITLPSIATSIAFVVITSIIGSFQVFDQVYVTTKGGPMFKTETIVQYIYDKAFVTNEIGPGIASAILLFILILIITMINLRMGRKSEQNF; the protein is encoded by the coding sequence ATGAAATGGAAGGCACTTGCTTGGAATAAGTCCGCTGTCGGTTATTTGTTTGTTTTGCCCAGCCTGGTGGTTATGGCGATATTTGTCATTGTTCCGCTCTTGTTTTCACTGATTTCGAGCTTGTTCAGCTTTGATATCATGCTTCAGAATTTTAAATTCATCGGTTTTGACAATTACCATGCGGTGCTTGAGGATGACCGTTTCTGGAACAGCCTGAAAAATACGATCTACTTCGTTGTCGGCAATGTTCCGTTGCAGATCGTACTGAGCATTCTCGTTGCCGTTGCGATTAATAAGAGGTCCCGTCTGAATATCGTATTCCGTACGGTCTACTTCCTTCCTGTTGTGTGCTCGATGACGATTGTTGCTATGGCAATTGCGATGATGTTCGACTTTAATATCGGCATCGTCCCGGCGCTAATGCGCCAGGTTGGTCTGCCTGTTGTTGATGTGTTTAATGATACGACTTGGGCTATGCCGGCTATTATTTTAATCAGTGTCTACAAGAGCTTTGGATTTACAATGATCATCCTGCTTGCTGCTCTGCAGGGCGTACCAGAAAGCTTGTACGAGGCGGCTGAGATTGACGGGGCAGGCAGAACGGCTATGTTTTTCCGAATTACGCTTCCGTCCATAGCAACTTCCATAGCTTTTGTTGTCATTACCTCCATCATCGGTTCGTTTCAGGTGTTTGACCAGGTATATGTAACGACTAAGGGTGGGCCAATGTTCAAAACGGAAACTATTGTGCAGTACATTTACGATAAAGCGTTCGTGACTAACGAAATTGGGCCTGGGATCGCAAGTGCCATTCTGCTCTTCATCCTTATTCTGATTATTACGATGATTAATTTGCGGATGGGACGGAAGTCCGAACAAAACTTCTGA